The following coding sequences are from one Rutidosis leptorrhynchoides isolate AG116_Rl617_1_P2 chromosome 11, CSIRO_AGI_Rlap_v1, whole genome shotgun sequence window:
- the LOC139875837 gene encoding uncharacterized protein: MPLKDVLSGMPNYGRFIKDLISDKGKYEEVSATFLNEECSAILKKQKIPPKWGDTVSFLIPCKMGDLVVYDTLADLGASINLMPYSLYLKLGLGELKPTRMGIRLADHSCSYPIGIAEDLPVRINSFTFPADFVVLQMEEDAKELLEIDTSDAIPLGESDEFDVESELEELLNVVIDFEDENTDSKPCLIRWVLLLQKFDIEIKDKRGAENLTVDHLSRLENPELERLYELVIPETFRDESLLRVDDTSDVPLFADFENYLASGVLVSVMTHQQKKKFFSDLRYYFWEHPDLFHVRADQVVRRCVFGKEAWQILDHCHLGPTGGHFGPSYTAKKVFDSSFYWPTIFKEAHAMVRTCNACQR; the protein is encoded by the exons ATGCCATTGAAGGATGTTTTGTCGGGCATGCCAAATTATGGGAGGTTTATCAAGGACCTCATTTCTGATAAGGGTAAATATGAGGAGGTGTccgccacattcctcaatgaggagtGCTCGGCTATCTTGAAGAAGCAAAAGATACCCCCGAAATGGGGTGACACGGTTAGTTTTCTCATCCCATGCAAGATGGGAGATTTGGTAGTGTATGATACACTCGCCGACCTAGGCGCAAGTATCAACTTAATGCCTTATTCCTTATATCTCAAACTTGGCCTAGGAGAGTTGAAACCCACTAGGATGGGAATTAGATTAGCAGACCATTCATGTAGCTATCCGATCGGTATAGCCGAGGATTTACCTGTGCGTATAAATTCATTCACCTTTCCTGCTGATTTTGTTGTCCTACAAATGGAGGAGGATGCTAAG GAACTCTTGGAAATTGATACTTCTGATGCCATCCCATTGGGTGAAAGTGATGAGTTTGATGTTGAGTCAGAACTAGAAGAATTGTTGAATGTTGTTATTGATTTTGAGGATGAGAAT ACAGATTCTAAGCCATGTCTCATTCGTTGGGTTcttcttttgcaaaaatttgacATCGAGATAAAGGATAAGAGAGGAGCCGAGAATCTTACAGTGGATCATCTATCAAGGTTAGAGAACCCGGAATTGGAGAGACTTTACGAATTGGTTATTCCTGAAACATTCCGCGATGAGTCTCTCTTGAGGGTTGATGATACATCTGATGTCCCTTTGTTTGCGGATTTCGAGAACTATCTCGCTTCGGGTGTTCTTGTGTCAGTAATGActcatcaacaaaagaagaaattcttttctGATTTGAGATATTATTTCTGGGAACACCCGGATCTATTTCATGTAAGGGCGGACCAAGTGGTTCGCCGATGTGTGTTTGGTAAAGAGGCTTGGCAAATTCTCGATCATTGTCACTTAGGACCTACGGGTGGGCATTTTGGGCCGAGCTACACCGCTAAAAAGGTTTTTGACTCGAGTTTCTATTGGCCGACGATCTTCAAAGAAGCTCATGCCATGGTCCGAACTTGTAATGCTTGCCAACGGTAG